The DNA window CCCTAcaatccaacctgaacctccccttgaagctgtttcctcttgtcccgTTCCCTGGGAGCAGGTCCTGAttccctcctggctgcaccctcctgtcaggagctgtgcagagccagaaggtcccccccgagcctccttttctccaggctgagcctcccagctcctggtgctctgttcccttcctctgctccagcccctcaaggTCTTCCTTGGCATGAGGGGCCCAGAGTTACCCCCAGGATTCAAGGTGGTCCCTCAGCAGTGCCCTCATGCAGTCAAGAGTCTCACAATTCCCTTCCCATCATTCAGGGTATTTTCCTATCTGCAAGGTGAATTTCTGGGAGAACAGGGAATTCTGTAGCAGGCCCAGAGCAAGGATGGGTTTTCATGCAGTTGTTCCCAGGGGACTTTCCATACTCCctgtcagctctgcctgctgtttCCTGTCTGTGTCCATAACTCCCGTCGTGGCCGCGGTGAAGTTGCAGATGAAGTTTCTGGGGTTGGGACTGGCTCTGTTGCCCAGCTGTGGGTGCAGAGTCCCTGTCCCATCATGTTCCTGATGTGTGTCCTGCTCTTGCCCAGACTCTGCCCTGTCCAAGCCCGAACTGTTACTGCAGCTGGAAAGTGAAGAGCTCAGCACGCCGCCAGAATCAGAGACAGAGGCAGAAGAgatgtccccagagctggctgtAGGTGGGTGACACTGGGTTCCTTCTGTGCCACCAGCTTCTGGCTGCTCACTGGGACCGTGAATCTCAGaattttgggtttgggttgaGAGGaatcttaaagctcatctcttTCCAAgcccctgccgtgggcagggacaccttgcacgagtgcaggttgctccaagcctttTCCAACCTGGGACACCTCACAAGGACTGGGAGTGTCCGCTGTGAGGGAACACCTGCTGGGACATGTGGATAGCCTGGAGCCCCTGCCCCATCGGCTGCTGGGTGTGAGGGATCCTGACACCCACTGGAATGGGATTTTTCACTGGCTGCTGGTGAATCCAAATGTCCTTGTCCTCCACAGAGCCAGCCCAACAGAACTGCACCAGCGATGATGCACTGCTGGAGACAGAGACAAtggacaggggctgcagggagccagaGGAAAGCGGGAATGTGGCAGAGAAAAGTGAGAACCTGGTGGAGGAAAGCTGGGGCCTAGTGGAGATAAGAGGGAACCTGATAAAGGAAATCTGGGATGTGGCAGAGGAAAacaggagctcagcagaggaaaacaggagctcagcagaggaaaacaggagctcagcagaggaaaacaggatctcagcagaggaaaacaagaGCCAGGCAGAGGATAACAGGAGCCAAGCAGAGGATAACAGGAGCCAAGCAGAGGATAACAGGAGCCAAGCAGAGGATAACAGGagcacagcagaagaaaacaggagcacagcagaggaaaacaagaGCCAGGCAGAGGAAAacaggagctcagcagaggaaaacaggagcacagcagaggaaaacaggAGCCAAGCAGAGGAAATCAAGAGCCAAGCAGAGGATAacaggagctcagcagagggTAACAGGAGCCCAGCAAAAGAAAGTGGGAACCCAGCAGAGGAGAGTGAGAACCTGATGGAGGAAAGCAGTAGCCCAGTGGTCCCAGAGAACTGCAGCACACGTGAGTGCCTGGcaaactgtgctgctgctgctgcgagGGGTcctggagccctgcctggctgttcCTTACCCACCTTCATCCCTGCTCTTGCCCTCACAGCACCTGTCCCTCTGGAAGCCCCTGCTGTCCCGGCGGATCTCAGCCAGCCGAgatcccctccctgcccgcTGTCCGTGCACTGCCAGGATGCCGTGGGTCACAACAGTTCTCCCCCTGCAGCAGGTACTGGGGCAGAACCCTTCGCCCTCCTTGGTGGGGCCAGCAGCTTGGGGGGGGTCTATTGGGCCTCTGTCTGGGCTTGGGGCTTCCAGGAAAGGGAAGCAAATCGTGTTACCAGCCCTGAAACTGTTTGGGTTATGGCATGGCATTGGAGCACCTGCCCAGACCAGCCCCGGGGTGGTTGTCAGAGTCCCTTGTCCCCCTGGGTGATGTTTCCACCTCAGACTGTCCTGGGGTGTCTATGGGGATCAGCTCTGGCTGTTCCTGCCTTTTACACAGTCCAGAGACTGAGCTGGAAGAGGAGAGCGGGGCTGGGATTTGTGCTAGCTGGGAACAGGGCAGGAAGTGAGGGAGGGTGGGAGCAAAGCCCTTTGCTTTTCATGCCTTAAAACCATGTTTAAAATGATGTTTGGATTCTACAAAATTCTCAGGAGATGCTGAAGCGGGGATCCCGATGGAGGTGCCACAGGAGGAGGTTGCTGCAGAGAATCTGTCAATGCCCAAAACACCCTCCAAGGGTCAGGAAGAGGACAAGGGTCAGGAAGAGGAGGCCATGAAAGATTCATGGAATACTGGCCAAGATCTGGTGGCCGACATTCCTGAAGAACCAGGAAAGGAGGTGGCACCAGATGTCCACAAGATGACAGAACAGGCagatcccagcccaggggagcCAGAGAAGGACTCCTGCGTGGGCCGGCCCGTGCCCTGGCAGCGAAATTCCGCCCGGGAATTTTACTCCTGCCCcatctgcaggaaaaccttccTGCTGAAGATCAACCTCCTGATCCACCAGCGTGGCCACACCAACTGGGTGCCCTACGTCTGCGTCCACTGCGACCGCAAGTTCATGTCCAAGAAGAAAATCAGGCGGCACCTGCGCGCCTGGGCGGCCAACGGGACGTGCCAGCCCTCGGAGCTGGAGGTGTGTCCCAGCCAGGTGCCATTCCCAGCGTCCCATCCCCAAACCTGGCCAGCTAATGGCATGTGCCAGGCCTCAAAGCCAGAGGAGTGTCCCAGTAGGACACCGTGCCCAacatcccagccccaaacctgGGCACCCAATGGCACCTGCCAGCCTTTGGATGCAAATGGATGTCCCAGCCAAGGGATGCCGTGCCAAACATCCCAGCCCCAAGCCTGGGCACCCAATggcccctgccagcccttggATGCAAAGGCATGTCCCAGCCAGGGGCCATGCCCATCATCCCAGTGCCCAacatcccagccccaaacctgGGCAGCCAATGGCACCTGCCAGGCCTCAAAGCCGGAGGAATGTCCCAGCCAGAGCCTGTGCCCGTCCTCGCAGCCACAAGCCCCGAGCAGGGACTGTGGCACGGTGTGGCAggagcccggccctgcccggtgCTCGCTGCCAGCTGGAAAAGTGATGTACACGTGCACCGAGTGCCGGGAAAGCTTCTCCAACCAGGTGTTCCTGACGGTGCACCAGCGCCGGCACTCGGGCCACCACCTCatcctgtgtccctgctgcaacCGCAGCTTCACCTGGGTCTCGGACTTCGTCCGGCAGCACTGGATGCTCATGGGCGTCCGGCCCCACCAGTGTGGCATCTGCCAGAAGACCTTCAAGAGGTTCTCCCACCTCAAGGcccaccagaggatccacaggCGGCAGGAGCGGCCGTTCGCCTGCGCCAACCCGGGGCCCGTCGTGGCGGCTCCCGCGGCAGGGGACGGGGTGGGAAGCCAGGCTGTGaccccccagggatggggcccTGCTGTGGGACCTTGAGGTGACCTCCTGGAATGGGAGGCTGCTGTTGGAGCTCAGGGTGTACACACAGGGGtgggggaagctgctgctgaaattcGAGGTGACCTCCCAGAGACGTGAGGTGACCGCCCACGATGCTGCTGATGACTTTGAGGTGACGTCCCGGACACAGGGTGCTGCTGATGGACGTTAAATTGAGATCCCTAGGATAGGAGGCTGCTGTCTGATCTTGAGGTGAAGAATGGGATGGTGCTGCCGATGGGCATTAAGGTGTCTTCTCAGGAATGGGATACGTGATGAACCTTGCTGCTGTTGAACCTTGAGGTGTCCTCCCGAGAACAGGATGGTGCTACCTAGACTTTGAAATGACTCCCAGGGATgcaatgctgctgctggattttgAAGTGACCTCCTGGGGACCGGAGGCCACTGTCAGACCTTCTCCCCTCTATCCCTGTCCAGATGAAGGCTGGAACATGGACAACATTTTCtggctcccctgccctggggtgggGACGGGGAGCACCTGCCCAGCCCATGTGAGGGGGCTCCTTGTTCCCAAGCCCTGGTGGGTGGGTGGGATGCTGGGAGTGGGTCCCTTTTCTGGAGAGTGCCAATAGATGCTGTAGAAACCAGGATGCTGCACGTGGATTCCTTGAGGGGGCTCTGGGAGGGTCCTGCCGGGTCTGGCTGGGTGGGCAGCACCAGGAatgggatctgtgggatggaGTGATGGAAGAGTGAGAATGGAACACTGGGTGGgggtgccagctgctgctggggggctgcagtCCCAGTCTgagatggggtgggatgggattgggGGTCTGGATGGGCCTCTGGGAATGGCACTGGGGATTtgagggctggagctgtgatCCTCAtggagagctggggatggatgggatgaAGATGGAATAGGGGTAGGGTGGGATGGGGGTAAGAGGGgagatgatggatggatggatggatggatggatggatggatggatggatggatggatggatggaatggGGGTGGATGTGGATGTGATAGAAACCAGGATGGGAATGGAGATAGGATGGGACTGACAAAGCTTGGCTGTTTGCTGTGGGACCTggcaacaggacaagaggaacaGGCAGGAAACTGATGCCCAAGAAGTTCCACCTGGACAGAAGTTCCACCAAGAGCTTCCACCCTGTGCAGCGACTGAGCCCTGGAACAGACTgtccagagagggtgtggagcctccctcactggagatattccagaatggtctggacacaatcctgtgccctgtgctctgggataaCCCTGAGCGAGCAGGGAGCCGAGACCAGATGAGCCACAGCGATCCCTTCAGTGGTCCCTTCCAGGCTGACCCatcctgggatggggatggggatagTGTGGGGTCGGGCTGTcgatgggatgggctggggctgtagatgggctgggatggggctgtcgatgggatgggatgggctggggctgtaacggggccgggccgggccggggtcTCTCGgtgcggcgggcggggcggcgcggTTGGCGCGgggccggcagggggcgctgcggcggcggcggtgaGGGGCGGCCATGGCCCAGTGGGGCCGCGCTCAGGTACCGGCGGGACCCCCCGGCACCGGCacccccgcagccccggcgggaccccgggcccggccgccccTCACCGCCCTCTTCCCCCCGCAGCAGGACCCCGAGCGGGCGCCCGAGGCCTGGCCGGGCGCGGGCCCCGATCCCGGCGCGGGCccc is part of the Ammospiza nelsoni isolate bAmmNel1 chromosome 1, bAmmNel1.pri, whole genome shotgun sequence genome and encodes:
- the LOC132085788 gene encoding zinc finger protein 768-like isoform X1, with amino-acid sequence MERAEAALRELPLAALQLHGVPVRFEDVAVRFSQQEWASLDEGQKEMYRSVMEGNYEMLVSLYSALSKPELLLQLESEELSTPPESETEAEEMSPELAVEPAQQNCTSDDALLETETMDRGCREPEESGNVAEKSENLVEESWGLVEIRGNLIKEIWDVAEENRSSAEENRSSAEENRSSAEENRISAEENKSQAEDNRSQAEDNRSQAEDNRSQAEDNRSTAEENRSTAEENKSQAEENRSSAEENRSTAEENRSQAEEIKSQAEDNRSSAEGNRSPAKESGNPAEESENLMEESSSPVVPENCSTRECLANCAAAAARGPGALPGCSLPTFIPALALTAPVPLEAPAVPADLSQPRSPPCPLSVHCQDAVGHNSSPPAAGDAEAGIPMEVPQEEVAAENLSMPKTPSKGQEEDKGQEEEAMKDSWNTGQDLVADIPEEPGKEVAPDVHKMTEQADPSPGEPEKDSCVGRPVPWQRNSAREFYSCPICRKTFLLKINLLIHQRGHTNWVPYVCVHCDRKFMSKKKIRRHLRAWAANGTCQPSELEVCPSQVPFPASHPQTWPANGMCQASKPEECPSRTPCPTSQPQTWAPNGTCQPLDANGCPSQGMPCQTSQPQAWAPNGPCQPLDAKACPSQGPCPSSQCPTSQPQTWAANGTCQASKPEECPSQSLCPSSQPQAPSRDCGTVWQEPGPARCSLPAGKVMYTCTECRESFSNQVFLTVHQRRHSGHHLILCPCCNRSFTWVSDFVRQHWMLMGVRPHQCGICQKTFKRFSHLKAHQRIHRRQERPFACANPGPVVAAPAAGDGVGSQAVTPQGWGPAVGP
- the LOC132085788 gene encoding zinc finger protein 768-like isoform X2, encoding MERAEAALRELPLAALQLHGVPVRFEDVAVRFSQQEWASLDEGQKEMYRSVMEGNYEMLVSLYSALSKPELLLQLESEELSTPPESETEAEEMSPELAVEPAQQNCTSDDALLETETMDRGCREPEESGNVAEKSENLVEESWGLVEIRGNLIKEIWDVAEENRSSAEENRSSAEENRSSAEENRISAEENKSQAEDNRSQAEDNRSQAEDNRSQAEDNRSTAEENRSTAEENKSQAEENRSSAEENRSTAEENRSQAEEIKSQAEDNRSSAEGNRSPAKESGNPAEESENLMEESSSPVVPENCSTPPVPLEAPAVPADLSQPRSPPCPLSVHCQDAVGHNSSPPAAGDAEAGIPMEVPQEEVAAENLSMPKTPSKGQEEDKGQEEEAMKDSWNTGQDLVADIPEEPGKEVAPDVHKMTEQADPSPGEPEKDSCVGRPVPWQRNSAREFYSCPICRKTFLLKINLLIHQRGHTNWVPYVCVHCDRKFMSKKKIRRHLRAWAANGTCQPSELEVCPSQVPFPASHPQTWPANGMCQASKPEECPSRTPCPTSQPQTWAPNGTCQPLDANGCPSQGMPCQTSQPQAWAPNGPCQPLDAKACPSQGPCPSSQCPTSQPQTWAANGTCQASKPEECPSQSLCPSSQPQAPSRDCGTVWQEPGPARCSLPAGKVMYTCTECRESFSNQVFLTVHQRRHSGHHLILCPCCNRSFTWVSDFVRQHWMLMGVRPHQCGICQKTFKRFSHLKAHQRIHRRQERPFACANPGPVVAAPAAGDGVGSQAVTPQGWGPAVGP
- the LOC132085788 gene encoding zinc finger protein 572-like isoform X3, coding for MSPELAVEPAQQNCTSDDALLETETMDRGCREPEESGNVAEKSENLVEESWGLVEIRGNLIKEIWDVAEENRSSAEENRSSAEENRSSAEENRISAEENKSQAEDNRSQAEDNRSQAEDNRSQAEDNRSTAEENRSTAEENKSQAEENRSSAEENRSTAEENRSQAEEIKSQAEDNRSSAEGNRSPAKESGNPAEESENLMEESSSPVVPENCSTRECLANCAAAAARGPGALPGCSLPTFIPALALTAPVPLEAPAVPADLSQPRSPPCPLSVHCQDAVGHNSSPPAAGDAEAGIPMEVPQEEVAAENLSMPKTPSKGQEEDKGQEEEAMKDSWNTGQDLVADIPEEPGKEVAPDVHKMTEQADPSPGEPEKDSCVGRPVPWQRNSAREFYSCPICRKTFLLKINLLIHQRGHTNWVPYVCVHCDRKFMSKKKIRRHLRAWAANGTCQPSELEVCPSQVPFPASHPQTWPANGMCQASKPEECPSRTPCPTSQPQTWAPNGTCQPLDANGCPSQGMPCQTSQPQAWAPNGPCQPLDAKACPSQGPCPSSQCPTSQPQTWAANGTCQASKPEECPSQSLCPSSQPQAPSRDCGTVWQEPGPARCSLPAGKVMYTCTECRESFSNQVFLTVHQRRHSGHHLILCPCCNRSFTWVSDFVRQHWMLMGVRPHQCGICQKTFKRFSHLKAHQRIHRRQERPFACANPGPVVAAPAAGDGVGSQAVTPQGWGPAVGP